Below is a genomic region from Nitrospirota bacterium.
CTTAGCCTTGAAGACTGGAAAAGAATAATCGAAACGCTGAAGATTATGTCAAGCAAAGAATTAATCCAATCCATTAGACGGGCAAAACAACAGTTACGCACTAAAACCAGATTGCTATCTTTTGAAGAGGTATTTGGAGATTTATAAAACATACTTTTCTCCTGAGTTTCTAAAACAAACTACACGATATAGCCATTTTAAAAAGGTAATTGCCAATAAGATAAAGCTATTGGCAGAAAATCCGTATGTAATTTGTAAAAGCGAACTGCTTGTGGGCGAACTTAAAGGGCTTCGTTCCGCAAGAATTACGAAGTCATTTAGAGCTATCTTCTCGGTCTGTGAGGAGTGCATGGCAAAAAGATTCCAGAAACTCGTCGGTTGCTCACCATCCCTCTGTGAAAAAATGGGTTCAGACACCATAGTTTTCCTCACTTTTGGCCCTCACGATAAAGCATATTCATAACTCCCTCCTGAATCTTTTATAAACCTTAAAATCCATGATTCCTTATTTTTTCCTCCATAACCTCCCAAGCCCACAATGTCCTGTCTGATTTGAGGGCTATGGTGTGATAACCTCCTGCTGAAATCTGGGGCTTTACCACTGCCTCTACAGGCAGGGCGAACATAAGAGCGGTAAAGCAGAAGAGCAGAATCATCGCAATAGTACGGAAGTGCAGAAGTGCAAATCCCCCTGTCTATAAGAAACCTGCTTATATTAAAAACATAAAGAACAGGCAAAAGTTAAGGTAAAAATACCCTAAGCGTAAGACTCATTGGGAGGGCTTATTACATACCACGAGCATATTATCTATCAGCCTTACATCTCCGAACTTCACTGCCACTGCCAAAAGGGCATTGTCTTTTATCTCAGTGAGCTCATCGAGGCTCTCTACATCATATACACCTGCATACTGCACCTCTGCAATAAGGGGCTCGGGTTTAAGGATGTCCCACATAAGCCCTTTGATTTTCGCTACATCCATTGTGCCTGATTTAATTTTTTCAGAGGCTGATTTAAGTGCCCTATAAATTATGCCTGCGGATTTTCTCTCCTCAGGCTTAAGATACTGGTTTCTTGAGCTCATTGCAAGACCGTCTTCCGCCCTTTGTGTTGGGCATATGACTACATCTACTTCCATATTGAGGTCATTGACGAGCCTCTTTATGATAAGGTACTGTTGGTAGTCTTTCTGTCCAAGGTATGCCCTTGTGGGATATACAATATTGAAAAGCTTTGTAACGACAGTGGCAACCCCTTTAAAATGTCCTTGTCTGAATTGACCACAGAGCTTTTCCGAAAGCCCTTCTACATCTATGCTTACTGAAAAGCCATCTGGATACATGGAAGAGGCATCAGGCAAAAAAAGTATGTCTACTTCAGCCTCTCTTAAGAGCTTTGTGTCTTTCTCTATATCCCTTGGGTATCTTTGGAAATCCTCTTTTGGTCCAAACTGAAGCGGATTTACGAAAATGCTTGAAACAACAATGTCATTTTCAAGCCTGCTGGTCCTTAAAAGACTCTTATGGCCTTCATGAAGGGCACCCATCGTTGGAACAAAACCAATGCTTTTACCATGCATCCTTTGTGTTTTTACCTCATCCTGCATTATTCGTGGAATCCGTATTATCTGCATGTTTTACCTTTGGATAGTTATTTTAAATTGCCCTTGTATCTCTTTCATAAGTGCATCGAGAAGGTCTTTTTCCTTTAGCCTCTTTATTATCCTGCCTGACCTAAAAAGAATGCCTGTGCCTTTACCAGCTGCTATTCCAATGTCAGCCTCTTTAGCCTCTCCAGGGCCATTAACAACGCATCCCATTACTGCAACTTTAAAAGGCTTCTCGATACCCTTAAGCCTTTTTTCGACCTTTCGGACAAGTCCTTTGAGGTCAATCCTGCATCTTCCGCATGTTGGACAGGACACAAGCTCAGGGCCTCTTTGTCTAAGCCCAAGTGACCTCAAAATCTCATAAGCAGTCCTTACCTCCTCTATGGGCTCTTCTGTTAAAGACACTCTGATTGTATCGCCTATTCCCTCTGAAAGGAGAATTCCAAGTCCAACAGAGCTTTTGATAATGCCTGAAAAATGAGGTCCTGCCTCTGATATGCCGATATGAAGCGGATAGCTATACCTTTCTGCAAAGCTCCTGTATGCTTGGATTGTGGATAGCACATTGGATGCCTTAAGCGAAACCTTGATGGAAGAAAACCCCATATCCTCAAGCATGGATATGTGCCTTTCTGCAGACTCAACGAGTGCTTCGGGTGTTGGATGACCGTATTTTTTCAAAAGGTCTTTCTCTAAAGAGCCTGCATTTACGCCTACCCGAAGGGGTATAGACTTGTCAAGGAGTGCATTGACTACTTCTTTGAGCTTCCATCTTGCACCGATATTTCCGGGATTAATTCTCAAGCCCGATACACCCCTTTTTACAGCCTCTATGGCAAGCCTCCAGTCAAAATGCACATCTGCTATAACAGGGATTGGCGATGCACTGGTGAGTTTTCCAATTGCCTGTGCGGCATTCATATCAGGCACAGCAACCCTTATAATCTCACAGCCTTCCCTCGTTAGCGCCCTTATCTGCCTTAGGGTAGATTTAATATCAGAGGTGTCTGTCTTTGTCATCGTCTGAACCCTTACAGGGCTTCCCCCTCCTATAGAGACATTGCCAACGAAGAGCTTTTTTGTGTCTGTCCTTTTAAATGTCATTTTTTATATCCCCCTCGGAGTTTTTCTTCATTTCTTTAATAAGCTCTATTGCCTTCAGGTGGTCTGAAAGGGTAATGGAGAATGTATGAGTTCCATCCCCATTTGAGACAAAGTAAAGGTAAGGAACCTTTGACGGATAAAGGGTTGCCTTTATAGAGTTAATACCCGGAGAGGCTATTGGCCCAGGAGGCAGTCCTTTTATATGGTATGTATTATATGGAGTCTTTCGCTTTAAGTCTTTTATTTTAATGCCTGCGCCCTGTGGCTTTATCCCGTATATCGAAGTTGGGTCTGCCTGAAGTAGCATCCTTCTTTTAAGTCTGTTATGGTACACTGCTGAGATAATATACCTTTCCTCATTTACCTGTGCCTCCTTTTCTATTATAGATGCAAGGGTAAGAACTTCCCTTTCGCTTAGTCTAAGGCTATGAGCTTTAGTTATTAAATCACCGCTAAATTTCTGTCTGAGCCTCTGAACCATAATCCTTAGGACTTCTTCTGGCTCGAGCCCTTTTGGAAATGCGTATGTATCCGGAAAAAGATACCCCTCAAGGGAGGGCGCAGATATATTAAGGCTCATAAGGAATGTCTTGTCATTTGAAAGTCTATCAAAAACCTCTTCGGTTATTATCTCGTTTAAGGAGAGCTTTTTCTTAATCTCAAGAAGGCTGTCGCCTTCCAAAATGGTCAGTGTGCTCTGGATGATAAAGCCCATTTTGAGTGCCTTGAAAACATTCCATGCATTCATGCTTCCCATAAAGGGATAGTAGCCGGGCTTTATGCGTTTATCCAGCCTGCTTATTTTTCCTAAGGCAATAAAGATATTTTTGTCATGTATTAAGCCCTGACTGTAAAGTGTGTCAACCGCCTCTTTAAAGCTCATGCCTTTTTTTATCCTTACCTCGATTGGCTTATCGAGACGAATTGGAATAAATACTGCTGAAAGCACATATATGAAGAAAAACCCTACGATGATAAAGATGACAAATAGTATTGCTCTTTTCATTACTTCTCTCTTGTTTGCTCCATTAGTGCCTCCTCAAGAAGTTTTATCTCCTCTTTGAAGGATTCAGGATGTGGCGCATCCTGAGATGGAATCGATGGGTCCCAGTATTTTACATATAGCTTGAATTCATCGAGTGCCTCTTTAAGCA
It encodes:
- a CDS encoding pantoate--beta-alanine ligase; the protein is MQIIRIPRIMQDEVKTQRMHGKSIGFVPTMGALHEGHKSLLRTSRLENDIVVSSIFVNPLQFGPKEDFQRYPRDIEKDTKLLREAEVDILFLPDASSMYPDGFSVSIDVEGLSEKLCGQFRQGHFKGVATVVTKLFNIVYPTRAYLGQKDYQQYLIIKRLVNDLNMEVDVVICPTQRAEDGLAMSSRNQYLKPEERKSAGIIYRALKSASEKIKSGTMDVAKIKGLMWDILKPEPLIAEVQYAGVYDVESLDELTEIKDNALLAVAVKFGDVRLIDNMLVVCNKPSQ
- the mltG gene encoding endolytic transglycosylase MltG yields the protein MKRAILFVIFIIVGFFFIYVLSAVFIPIRLDKPIEVRIKKGMSFKEAVDTLYSQGLIHDKNIFIALGKISRLDKRIKPGYYPFMGSMNAWNVFKALKMGFIIQSTLTILEGDSLLEIKKKLSLNEIITEEVFDRLSNDKTFLMSLNISAPSLEGYLFPDTYAFPKGLEPEEVLRIMVQRLRQKFSGDLITKAHSLRLSEREVLTLASIIEKEAQVNEERYIISAVYHNRLKRRMLLQADPTSIYGIKPQGAGIKIKDLKRKTPYNTYHIKGLPPGPIASPGINSIKATLYPSKVPYLYFVSNGDGTHTFSITLSDHLKAIELIKEMKKNSEGDIKNDI
- the ispG gene encoding flavodoxin-dependent (E)-4-hydroxy-3-methylbut-2-enyl-diphosphate synthase; amino-acid sequence: MTFKRTDTKKLFVGNVSIGGGSPVRVQTMTKTDTSDIKSTLRQIRALTREGCEIIRVAVPDMNAAQAIGKLTSASPIPVIADVHFDWRLAIEAVKRGVSGLRINPGNIGARWKLKEVVNALLDKSIPLRVGVNAGSLEKDLLKKYGHPTPEALVESAERHISMLEDMGFSSIKVSLKASNVLSTIQAYRSFAERYSYPLHIGISEAGPHFSGIIKSSVGLGILLSEGIGDTIRVSLTEEPIEEVRTAYEILRSLGLRQRGPELVSCPTCGRCRIDLKGLVRKVEKRLKGIEKPFKVAVMGCVVNGPGEAKEADIGIAAGKGTGILFRSGRIIKRLKEKDLLDALMKEIQGQFKITIQR